From Salinicola endophyticus:
GTACCGGCAGCGGCGCTGGCGGTTCGCGGTCGAGTGCGGGGACATGCAACAGCGCCTCGCTGGCGCTCAGCGTCAGCAGCTCGCCGCGGCCGATGGCGCCGTCGAGTGCGCCCACGGTGAGGCTGTCGCCGGGGGCGGCACGATGCACCTCGCGCAGATGAGTCAGGCGGCGTGGGTCGCCCACGCGGGCGTGGGTGGCGTCGATCCAGTCGGCGGGTTCGAGCAGAATCAGGTTCATGCAGGCAGCGGGGCACTCGGCGATGAGAAAGGGGCGCCTATTGTGCCTCAGGCGCGGGCACCGCGGCCAACCGCGCACCCGCCGCGTGGCGGCCGGCAGCCGGCACGATGCGTTCGGGGGCTTTCTGGCCCGGGCCTTTCTGACATAATGCCTCTTCCATATTCGGTGACAGCGCAACGAAAGGCGAGCGATGAAGGTTCTGATCCTAGGAGGCGGCGGGCGCGAGCACGCCCTGGCGTGGAAGGCGGCACAGTCGCCGCAGGTCGACACGGTGTTCGTGGCTCCCGGCAATGCCGGCACCGCCCGTGAGGCGGGGCTGACCAACGTGGCGATCGACGCCATGGACTTCGACGCGCTGATCGCCTTCGCCCGCGACAACGATGTCGAGCTCACCATCGTCGGCCCCGAGGCGCCGCTGGTGGCCGGCGTGGTCGACCGTTTCCAGCAGGCCGGCCTGGCGATCTTCGGCCCCTCGGCCGGCGCGGCCCAGCTCGAAGGGTCCAAGGCCTTCACCAAGGATTTTCTGGCGCGCCATGCGATCCCCTCGGCGGCCTACCAGACCTTCAGCGAAGTCGCCCCGGCGCTCGACTATCTCGACCGGCAGGGTGCGCCGATCGTGATCAAGGCCGATGGCCTCGCCGCCGGTAAAGGCGTAGTGGTGGCGATGACCCACGACGAGGCGGCCGCAGCGATCCGTGACATGCTCGAGGACAACGCCTTCGGCGATGCCGGTGCCCGGGTGGTGATCGAAGAGTTCCTCGATGGCGAGGAGGCGAGTTTCATCGTCATGGTCGACGGCGAGCACGTCTGGCCGATGGCCACCAGCCAGGATCACAAGCGCGCCTACGATGGCGACGCCGGCCCCAACACCGGCGGTATGGGGGCCTACTCGCCGGCGCCGGTAGTCACCGAGGCGGTCTACCAGCGCATCATGGACGAGGTGATCACCCCGACCGTCGCCGGTATGGCTGCGGAAGGGCACCCCTACACCGGTTTCCTGTATGCCGGGCTCATGATCGACGCCACCGGCGCGCCCAGGGTGATCGAGTACAACTGCCGCTTCGGTGACCCCGAGACCCAGCCGATCCTGATGCGCCTGAACGGCGATCTGGTGGGCCTGTGCCAGGCGGCCCTGGCGCAGCGCCTGGACCGTGCCGAAGGGAGCTGGGACCCGCGCGCAGCGGTTGGCGTGGTGATGGCGGCCGGCGGCTATCCGGGCAACTATGCCAAGGATGATGCGATCGACGGCCTCGAGGCCGCCGAGCAGCGCGGCTGCAAGGTGTTCCATGCCGGCACGACGCAGCGCGACGATGGTCGCGTCGTCACCAGCGGCGGGCGCGTGCTATGTGTTACCGCGCTGGGCGACAGCGTGGCCGCCGCCGCCGAGCAGGCCTACGCGGGCGTCGCCGAGATCGCCTGGGCGGGGGCCGAGTATCGCCGCGACATCGCCCATCGGGCGATCGCGCGTGAGCGCGAGGACGTCGCGTCACGCAGCTAATCAACCCAGCGTGCAGGCACGACCTGCACCGGGATCGGGGAACCAGCGCCATGCCGCAGCTACAGCCATATCGCGACGCCATCGCGGCGACCTGCCGTCCCGCGGCGGCCCGGGCCGTGTCGGGGGTCATCCGGCTCGGCAGGGAGGCGCGGCATGTCGCGTGAGTTTCCGATCATCGCCGTCACCGGCTCTTCCGGCGCCGGCACCACCACGGTCAAGCGCACCTTCGAGCGCATGTTCGCGCGTGAGGACGTCCACGCCGCCTTCATCGACGGTGACGCCTTTCACCGCTACTCGCGGGCCGAGCTGGCCGAGATCCTGCAGACCGAGCCGGAACGCAAGGCGGAGCTGTCGCATTTCTCGGTCAATGCCAACCTGCTGGACAGGCTGGATACGCTGTTCCAGGAGTACGGCGATAGCGGCAAGGGCACCTACCGCCACTATATCCATGCCGAAGACAAGCGCATGATCGAGGCCGGCTGGCAGGTCGGCACCTTCACCGACTGGCAGCCGATCCCCAGTGGCACCGATCTGATGCTCTACGAAGGGCTGCATGGCGGGCTGGTGACCCATGAGGTGGATATCGCGCGGCACGTCGACATGCTGATCGGGGTGGCACCCACGATCAATCTGGAGTGGCTGCAGAAGATCGACCGCGACACCAAATTGCGCGGCTATTCGCAGGAAGCGGTGATCGAGACCATTCTCGGGCGCATGCACGACTATGTGCGCTACATCCAGCCCCAGCTCTCGCGCACTCATATCAACTTCCAGCGCGTGCCGACGGTGGACACCTCCAATCCGTTCGAGCTGCAGGACGTGCCCAACGACGGCGAGTCGTTCGTGGTGATCCGCTTCCGCGACCCGGAAGCGGTGGATTTTCCCTATCTGGTGACCATGATCCACGATGCCTTCATGAGCCGTCCCAACACCCTGGTGGTGCCGGGGGCGCGGCTGTCGCTGGCGATGGATCTGATCCTGGCGCCCAAGGTGCGCCAGCTGCTGGCGCAGCGCCGTTTTCGTTGATGTGCCGAGGCGTCAGCCGCTGACGCCGGATCCTTTCATGTTCGAGCAGGAGATCCCATGGAGCCCACGCTGTTCAGCAAGATCATCGACCGCGAGATTCCGGCCGATATCGTCTACGAAGACGAGCATGTGCTCGCTTTCCGTGACATCAATCCCCAGGCACCGACTCATGTGCTGATCATCCCCAAGAAGCCGATCGCCACCCTGAATGATATCGAGGAAGCGGATCTGGCCCTGATCGGGCGGCTGCAGTACACCGCGGCCAAGCTGGCCAAGCAGTTCGGTTTCGCCGAGGACGGCTACCGCGTGGTCATGAACTGCAACGAAGATGGCGGGCAGTCGGTCTATCATATCCACATGCACCTGCTGGGTGGGCGCAAGCTGACCTGGCCGCCGGGCTGATAGGTCCGGGACATTTCTGCATATGGCCATCCGTTCGCGGATGATCCGCACACGGGTAAGGAGACTCACATGGCGCGCCAGCTGTCGCGTAGCGACAATCTGATCCACCAGTTCGACAGCGTGCTGCGCACGCTGGTGCCGGGATCGGCGCAGCCGCGCCGGCCCTCACCGGCGCTCGCCCAGCCCGAGGGCGCACTCGACGACGAGCAGCGCCGCCACGTGGCCGGGCTGATGCGCATCAACCATACCGGTGAGGTGTGCGCCCAGGCGCTCTATCAGGGTCAGGGGCTGACCGCCAAGCTGGGTGACACCCGCGAGCGGATGGAAGAGGCGGCAGCGGAGGAGATCGACCATCTGGCCTGGTGCGACCAGCGTCTGCGGGAACTGGATGGCCGCACCAGCTATCTCAACCCCGCCTTCTACGCCGCCTCCTTCGGACTCGGCGCCCTGGCCGGGGCGGTCGGCGACCGTGTCAGCCTGGGCTTCGTCGCCGCCACCGAGGAGCAGGTCGGGCGCCATCTGGAGGCGCATCTGCGCAAGCTGCCGATCGACGACAAGCGCTCGCGGGCGGTACTCGAACAGATGCGCATCGACGAAGCGCAGCACGAGCGCATGGCGCTGGAGTCCGGCGGCAGCCGCTTCCCGCTGCCGGTGAAGTGGGGCATGCGGCTGGTGTCGAAGGTGATGACCAAGAGCGTCTATCGCCTCTGAGCATGGCGTCGTCGAGGGCGGCGGATAGCCGCCGGGAAGGCAAACAAAAACCGCGACCGGAGTCGCGGTTTTTGCGTCTTGTGCTGTGGGCTCGAGGGGCTCGTCGGACTGGCCGGCGCTCAGGCCTCGACGATCTCGTAGTCGT
This genomic window contains:
- the purD gene encoding phosphoribosylamine--glycine ligase, which codes for MKVLILGGGGREHALAWKAAQSPQVDTVFVAPGNAGTAREAGLTNVAIDAMDFDALIAFARDNDVELTIVGPEAPLVAGVVDRFQQAGLAIFGPSAGAAQLEGSKAFTKDFLARHAIPSAAYQTFSEVAPALDYLDRQGAPIVIKADGLAAGKGVVVAMTHDEAAAAIRDMLEDNAFGDAGARVVIEEFLDGEEASFIVMVDGEHVWPMATSQDHKRAYDGDAGPNTGGMGAYSPAPVVTEAVYQRIMDEVITPTVAGMAAEGHPYTGFLYAGLMIDATGAPRVIEYNCRFGDPETQPILMRLNGDLVGLCQAALAQRLDRAEGSWDPRAAVGVVMAAGGYPGNYAKDDAIDGLEAAEQRGCKVFHAGTTQRDDGRVVTSGGRVLCVTALGDSVAAAAEQAYAGVAEIAWAGAEYRRDIAHRAIAREREDVASRS
- a CDS encoding phosphoribulokinase gives rise to the protein MSREFPIIAVTGSSGAGTTTVKRTFERMFAREDVHAAFIDGDAFHRYSRAELAEILQTEPERKAELSHFSVNANLLDRLDTLFQEYGDSGKGTYRHYIHAEDKRMIEAGWQVGTFTDWQPIPSGTDLMLYEGLHGGLVTHEVDIARHVDMLIGVAPTINLEWLQKIDRDTKLRGYSQEAVIETILGRMHDYVRYIQPQLSRTHINFQRVPTVDTSNPFELQDVPNDGESFVVIRFRDPEAVDFPYLVTMIHDAFMSRPNTLVVPGARLSLAMDLILAPKVRQLLAQRRFR
- a CDS encoding histidine triad nucleotide-binding protein → MEPTLFSKIIDREIPADIVYEDEHVLAFRDINPQAPTHVLIIPKKPIATLNDIEEADLALIGRLQYTAAKLAKQFGFAEDGYRVVMNCNEDGGQSVYHIHMHLLGGRKLTWPPG
- the coq7 gene encoding 2-polyprenyl-3-methyl-6-methoxy-1,4-benzoquinone monooxygenase, coding for MARQLSRSDNLIHQFDSVLRTLVPGSAQPRRPSPALAQPEGALDDEQRRHVAGLMRINHTGEVCAQALYQGQGLTAKLGDTRERMEEAAAEEIDHLAWCDQRLRELDGRTSYLNPAFYAASFGLGALAGAVGDRVSLGFVAATEEQVGRHLEAHLRKLPIDDKRSRAVLEQMRIDEAQHERMALESGGSRFPLPVKWGMRLVSKVMTKSVYRL